Proteins encoded by one window of Geoalkalibacter sp.:
- a CDS encoding HlyC/CorC family transporter, whose amino-acid sequence MSEDLWLRLAVLGVLFVLSAFFSGSETALMALDKLRVKYLVKKKKKNAERLEALLEQPESLLGAILVGNNLVNIAASVFATGLFVSLYDERGELLTILVLTPLLLIFAEICPKTFAAKNPERVSFWVLRPILVVMWLLAPVIWVVTHISRLLTRLIQGEDKPGPILSEDEIRNIISVGEEAGVLPKENRRMLHGIFDLSAIRARDIMIPRTEVVAMEVGTPFDEALVLAQGARHSRFPVYEGSLDQVIGIIHSKDILRYVGHPQDFNLREACRPPYFVPESKRIGTLLQAFRRKRAHLAIVVDEYGGMEGIVTLEDIVEEIVGEIQDEYDAEEVEIRELGPRQYLVDGSVTLRILNRRFGLELSEEHANTLAGFLMHKMGVIPEQGAVCECDGIVFTVRRVVERRIEEIEMVLPSA is encoded by the coding sequence ATGTCCGAGGATCTTTGGTTGCGTCTGGCCGTGCTCGGGGTGCTGTTTGTGCTGTCGGCCTTTTTTTCCGGGTCGGAAACCGCCCTGATGGCCCTGGACAAGTTGCGCGTCAAATATCTGGTCAAGAAGAAAAAGAAAAACGCCGAACGCCTGGAGGCGCTTCTCGAACAGCCGGAAAGCCTGCTGGGCGCCATTCTGGTCGGCAACAACCTGGTCAATATCGCCGCCTCGGTATTTGCCACGGGGCTTTTTGTTTCCCTGTACGATGAGCGCGGCGAGTTGCTCACCATTCTGGTGCTGACACCGCTGTTGCTGATCTTCGCGGAAATCTGCCCCAAGACCTTCGCGGCGAAAAACCCCGAGCGGGTGTCTTTCTGGGTGCTGCGCCCCATTCTGGTGGTCATGTGGCTGCTGGCGCCGGTCATCTGGGTGGTGACGCACATTTCGCGCCTGCTGACGCGCCTGATTCAGGGTGAGGACAAGCCGGGGCCGATCCTTTCCGAGGATGAGATCCGCAACATCATCTCCGTGGGCGAGGAGGCCGGGGTTCTGCCCAAGGAAAATCGGCGCATGCTGCACGGCATTTTTGACCTCTCGGCCATTCGCGCCCGCGACATCATGATCCCGCGCACCGAGGTGGTGGCCATGGAGGTCGGCACTCCCTTCGACGAGGCGCTGGTTCTGGCCCAGGGTGCGCGCCATTCCCGGTTTCCCGTCTATGAAGGCAGCCTCGATCAGGTGATCGGCATCATCCATTCCAAGGATATCCTGCGCTACGTCGGGCATCCCCAGGATTTCAACCTGCGCGAGGCCTGCCGGCCGCCCTATTTCGTTCCCGAATCCAAGCGCATCGGTACTCTGTTGCAGGCTTTTCGCAGAAAGCGGGCACATCTGGCCATCGTCGTCGACGAGTACGGCGGCATGGAGGGAATCGTCACCCTGGAGGACATCGTCGAGGAAATCGTCGGGGAAATTCAGGACGAATATGACGCCGAGGAAGTTGAAATCCGTGAACTCGGCCCGCGTCAGTATCTGGTCGACGGCAGTGTGACCCTGCGCATTCTCAATCGTCGTTTCGGCCTGGAACTCTCCGAGGAGCATGCCAACACCCTCGCCGGATTTCTGATGCACAAAATGGGCGTCATTCCCGAGCAGGGCGCGGTCTGCGAATGCGACGGCATCGTGTTTACCGTGCGCCGGGTGGTCGAGCGCCGTATCGAGGAAATTGAAATGGTGCTGCCCTCGGCATAA